The following proteins come from a genomic window of Bos mutus isolate GX-2022 chromosome 21, NWIPB_WYAK_1.1, whole genome shotgun sequence:
- the ANKRD9 gene encoding ankyrin repeat domain-containing protein 9 isoform X1, with the protein MPWDARLPGGGAEGGPEGTGAARSRAQKQCRKSSFAFYQAVRDLLPVWLLEDMRASEAFHWDERGRAAAYSPSEALLYALVHDHQGYAHYLLATFPRRALAPPSAGFRCCAAPGPHVALAVRYNRVGILRRILRTVRDFPAEERARLLDRRGCSRVEGGGTALHVACELVRPECLFLLLGHGASPGLRDGGGLTPLELLLRQLGRDAGAATPAASGAPAPLPGEPRQRRLLLLDLLALYTPADAAGPARRELLGDRPRWRRLLGEEKFQWLAGLAPPSLFARAMQVLVTAISPGRFPEALDELPLPPFLQPLDLTGKG; encoded by the coding sequence ATGCCGTGGGACGCGCGACTGCCGGGGGGCGGCGCGGAAGGTGGGCCGGAGGGCACAGGGGCGGCGCGCTCTAGGGCACAGAAGCAGTGCCGCAAGTCGTCGTTCGCCTTCTACCAGGCCGTGCGCGACCTGCTGCCTGTCTGGCTGCTGGAGGACATGCGCGCCAGCGAGGCCTTCCACTGGGACGAGCGCGGCCGCGCCGCCGCCTACTCGCCGTCCGAGGCGCTGCTCTACGCGCTGGTGCACGACCACCAGGGGTACGCGCACTACCTGCTGGCCACCTTCCCGCGGCGCGCCCTTGCGCCTCCCAGCGCTGGCTTCCGCTGCTGCGCGGCGCCGGGGCCGCACGTGGCGCTGGCCGTGCGCTACAACCGCGTGGGCATCTTGCGCCGCATCCTGCGCACCGTGCGCGACTTCCCAGCCGAGGAGCGCGCGCGCCTGCTCGACCGGCGCGGCTGCAGCCGCGTGGAGGGTGGTGGCACGGCGCTGCACGTGGCCTGCGAGCTGGTGCGCCCCGAGTGCCTCTTCCTGCTGCTTGGCCACGGCGCCTCGCCAGGCTTGCGCGACGGCGGCGGCCTAACGCCGCTCGAGCTGCTGCTGCGCCAGCTGGGCCGTGACGCCGGGGCCGCCACCCCTGCGGCCTCCGGGGCTCCTGCGCCGCTGCCTGGGGAACCGCGCCAGCGCCGCCTGCTGCTGCTCGACCTGCTGGCGCTGTACACACCCGCGGATGCCGCCGGCCCGGCCCGCCGTGAGCTGCTGGGTGACCGGCCGCGCTGGCGGCGGCTGCTGGGCGAGGAGAAGTTCCAGTGGCTGGCGGGCCTCGCGCCGCCCTCGCTCTTCGCGCGCGCCATGCAGGTGCTGGTCACCGCCATCTCGCCCGGCCGCTTCCCCGAGGCCCTGGACGAGCTGCCGCTGCCGCCCTTCCTGCAGCCACTGGACCTCACGGGCAAGGGCTAG
- the ANKRD9 gene encoding ankyrin repeat domain-containing protein 9 isoform X2 — MRASEAFHWDERGRAAAYSPSEALLYALVHDHQGYAHYLLATFPRRALAPPSAGFRCCAAPGPHVALAVRYNRVGILRRILRTVRDFPAEERARLLDRRGCSRVEGGGTALHVACELVRPECLFLLLGHGASPGLRDGGGLTPLELLLRQLGRDAGAATPAASGAPAPLPGEPRQRRLLLLDLLALYTPADAAGPARRELLGDRPRWRRLLGEEKFQWLAGLAPPSLFARAMQVLVTAISPGRFPEALDELPLPPFLQPLDLTGKG; from the coding sequence ATGCGCGCCAGCGAGGCCTTCCACTGGGACGAGCGCGGCCGCGCCGCCGCCTACTCGCCGTCCGAGGCGCTGCTCTACGCGCTGGTGCACGACCACCAGGGGTACGCGCACTACCTGCTGGCCACCTTCCCGCGGCGCGCCCTTGCGCCTCCCAGCGCTGGCTTCCGCTGCTGCGCGGCGCCGGGGCCGCACGTGGCGCTGGCCGTGCGCTACAACCGCGTGGGCATCTTGCGCCGCATCCTGCGCACCGTGCGCGACTTCCCAGCCGAGGAGCGCGCGCGCCTGCTCGACCGGCGCGGCTGCAGCCGCGTGGAGGGTGGTGGCACGGCGCTGCACGTGGCCTGCGAGCTGGTGCGCCCCGAGTGCCTCTTCCTGCTGCTTGGCCACGGCGCCTCGCCAGGCTTGCGCGACGGCGGCGGCCTAACGCCGCTCGAGCTGCTGCTGCGCCAGCTGGGCCGTGACGCCGGGGCCGCCACCCCTGCGGCCTCCGGGGCTCCTGCGCCGCTGCCTGGGGAACCGCGCCAGCGCCGCCTGCTGCTGCTCGACCTGCTGGCGCTGTACACACCCGCGGATGCCGCCGGCCCGGCCCGCCGTGAGCTGCTGGGTGACCGGCCGCGCTGGCGGCGGCTGCTGGGCGAGGAGAAGTTCCAGTGGCTGGCGGGCCTCGCGCCGCCCTCGCTCTTCGCGCGCGCCATGCAGGTGCTGGTCACCGCCATCTCGCCCGGCCGCTTCCCCGAGGCCCTGGACGAGCTGCCGCTGCCGCCCTTCCTGCAGCCACTGGACCTCACGGGCAAGGGCTAG